The sequence TGAGTCCTGCGCCAGACGTTTTCTTCACCGGGCATTGTTCGAGCTCGTAAGACTTCACAATGGTGTTAACTAAGTTAGCGCTAAAATAACCACCTGCTACTTTTGGGAAAGTTCTGATTGTGGTCACAAACAGCACCGCACGTGTAATAGCGGGACCGACCGCACAGTCCGAGCAGGCGGAGGAGCGCGGCCACGGCCTCCGGGAGCTTCCCAGCCCCGTGAGAcccggggcgggcgcggggtCGGGAGCGGCGCTCGGTCAATTGCAAATCAATTGTGGTCACACAGCGGGCGCGTTTATCGCCCCATCATCGCCCATTTCCTCCTAACGGGGTAATCCGCGCGTTCGCTCACACGGCGACAGCAGCCTGTTGGCTCAGCCAACAACCCGGGGATTGTTCCTTGTTTGGCCTCACGCGTTCCATTTCCTCCCCGGGCGCCCCTCACCGCCCCCCCGGGGCGGGCTCGctgcccccccggccccgcttcTCTCCGTGCGCCTCCCCGCGAATCACACGATTCCCGCCGCCGGCAGACGGGCCCCGCCGCGTTCCCGCGGTTCCAGTCATTAGGGCCGCAGCGGGAGCGCCGCGCGAGCGCCAGGCGCAGCAGCGCCTCAATTAACAAACAAACGCCCCGTCCCGGGAGCGCGACAACCCCCCGGGACGGCCCCGCCGCGCTCGCagcccgcgcccgccgccgccgctccccttAAGGTGGTCTGGCTACGGCGGGGCCGCCGGAATTCCagcccgccccctccccgccgcggGCGGAGGAAAGCAGCGACTCCTCTCGCGGTCCCGGGAGCGGAGGGCGGGGGGACTCCACAGCGCGGGGCCATCCAGCCGCATATGGCTGCTCGGCCGGCCCAGGCGGGACGCGCCGCTCTGGGAGCCTGCGGGCGGCTCCTCAGCGAGTCACCGCCGCGGCGCCGGGCTGGCGCGGGCGCTCGGGAGCCGCAGCCGCGCCAGGACCGGCTCCCGGTGCGGTCCGTGGGCTGCGGTCAGTggccggcggcggccgcggtGCGGGCCCATGTCCCGCGGGCAGTGTGCGCCCAGGGCCGGCCTCGGAGCTACCGCGTGTCCTTGCCCGGCTGGGAACCGAGTGTCCACCTGCCGGGGCGCGGGGCTGCTTCCCGCCGTCCCACCGGGAGCTCCCGGCGCCGGCCGGGGCGCACACACGGCACCGCCTGAGCGCGCCCCGACGAGCGCCGTGACCCGCGGCTGCCCGCGCCTCGGTGGTCCCCGTGACACCCGTCACGACCCCAACCCCGGGCACAGCCTCCAGCGCTGCGCTTGCACCGCGCGTTGTTCGGAGATCCGCGctggggccgggggcgcgggcAGCCAGGTGGCAAGGTCGGGGCTGCGGTGCTGCCGGGACCCCCGTCACTAACACGTGCAAGGGGATGGTGCAGCGCGCACACCGGCACGGGCGGCGATCCCGCGGGCAGAACGAGGTGATAGGAAACCCCTTCCGAGACAGCCCCGAGCGCTACTTAAACTGCGGCTGCGGAGACTGCGACTTGCCCGAGAGCCCGTGCAGGCGGACAGAGATCTCTGCGCAGCCCGGGCCGGTGCGTGGCTGCCGCAGCCCGCGCACCGCGCTGCAGAGCCGCGCGTCTCCGCATGGGCAGGGGCCGAGCAAGCATCGCCGCGTCCCCGCAGGCAGTGCGACCCAGCAACACCCGCCACCATCACAGTCCGGCACCGGCGCCACCTTAAGGAGCCCCGGGGCCCGCCCCCCGCGTCCCGCCCGAGCGCGGCTGATAGGCGGACGATgaggcgggggcggggcctggcggCTCTCGCTATAAATATTCATGAGAGCGCGGCGGCCGGAGCGCTGCTGCCGGGGCCGGAGAGCGAGAAGTTGGCGGAGGCGCTGCCGCGCTCGACCCGCGGCTCAGGTGGCGCGATCGCGGCCGGGGCGCCCGGCAGCCGGAGAGGGACCCAGCGCAGGGCCAGGACCGGCCGGCTGGCGGTCACCCGCGGAGCCCTGCGCTCGGGCGGGCAGCAGAAAGAGCCGCTCCGGCCGCTCCagctccggccccgccgctgcccgctCGCTCGGGGCGGTGGGAGCCCGGCACCGCCTGGTTCCCGGGACGCCTTAGCCTTCTTCACCGCGCCGCCCGGGGGCTGACGGCGAAACTTctctgccgccgccgccctgtGCCCGGCCGGCGCTGGAGCAGCGGCGAGAGGAGCCGCGCCTCCCCCTGCGAAACCGACCCCGCGGGGAACGATGCGACGGCGGCTGAGGGGCCTCCCGTGAGCCGACCCCCATCCTCCGGCGCCGAGTGGGGGCTTCACCTCACCGGGTGCCCGCGGACGACGGAGTCCGGCGGGAGCTGCGAGACCTCTCACCTGCGACCGGCACGGAGGGGGCCGCCCTCCGCCCCCCCGGGGGTAGCCGGGGCGGGGGGGTGCTGTGGCGCCGCGTTCCCCGCGGCTGCTGAGCGGGACGGGAGAGgagccggggccgccgcccgcGCGCCGCCGAGCATGGAGTGGAGTTACCTGTTGGAAATCACCTCGCTGCTCGccgccctgtccctgctgcagcgCGCCGGCTGCGCCGCCGCCTCGGCCGCAGCCGCCgcgtcctcctcctcctcctcggcgAAGGAGCTGTCGTGCCAGGAGATCACCGTGCCCCTCTGCAAGGGCATCGGCTACAACTACACCTACATGCCCAACCAGTTCAACCACGACACGCAGGACGAGGCCGGGCTGGAGGTGCACCAGTTCTGGCCGCTGGTGGAGATCCAGTGTTCCAGCGACCTGCgcttcttcctctgcagcatgTACACCCCCATCTGCCTGGAGGACTACAAGAAGCCGCTGCCGCCCTGCCGCAGCGTCTGCGAGCGGGCCAAGGCCGGCTGCGCCCCGCTCATGCGCCAGTACGGCTTCGCCTGGCCCGACAGGATGCGCTGCGACCGCCTCCCCGAGCAGGGCAGCCCGGACACGCTCTGTATGGACTACAACCGCACGGACCTCACCacggccgcgccgccgcccgccaAGCCCCCGCTCCGCGGCTCCAAGCCCGGCACCCCCGCCAAggcgccccccgccgccgccgccccgccggccgAGGCTCCGCGCaagccgcggccgccgccgccctgcGAGCCGGGCTGCCAGTGCCGGGCGCCCATGGTGTCGGTGTCCAGCGAGCGGCACCCGCTCTACAACCGCGTCAAGACGGGCCAGATCGCCAACtgcgccctgccctgccacaacCCCTACTTCAGCCCCGACGAGCGCGCCTTCACCGCCTTCTGGATCGGGCTCTGGTCCGTGCTCTGCTTCCTCTCCACCTTCGCCACCGTCTCCACCTTCCTCATCGACATGGAGCGCTTCAAGTACCCCGAGCGCCCCATCATCTTCCTGGCCGCCTGCTACCTCTTCGTGTCCCTCGGCTACCTGGTGCGGCTGGTGGCGGGGCACGAGAAGGTGGCGTgcagcggcggggcgggcgcgggcggcgcgggggccggggcggcgggggccggcggcggcgcggcggcgggggcggcggcggcgggggcgcggcgcggcgggcggcgcggccgaGCTGCAGCCGGAGCTGGCGGTGGCCGAGCACGTGCGGTACGAGAGCACCGGCCCGGCGCTGTGCACCGTGGTCTTCCTGCTCGTCTACTTCTTCGGCATGGCCAGCTCCATCTGGTGGGTCATCCTCTCCCTCACCTGGTTCCTGGCGGCGGGCATGAAGTGGGGCAACGAGGCCATCGCCGGCTACGCGCAGTATTTCCACCTGGCCgcctggctgctccccagcGTCAAGTCCATCGCTGTGCTGGCACTCAGTTCTGTGGACGGGGACCCCGTGGCCGGCATCTGCTACGTGGGCAACCAGAGCCTGGAGAACCTACGGGGCTTCGTGCTGGCCCCTCTGCTCATCTACTTGGCCATCGGCTCCATGTTCCTGCTCGCCGGCTTCGTCTCGCTCTTCCGTATCCGCAGCGTCATCAAGCAGCAGGGTGGCCCCACCAAGACCCACAAGCTGGAGAAGCTGATGATACGCCTGGGACTCTTCACCGTGCTCTACACCGTGCCGGCTGCCAGCGTGGTCGCCTGCCTGTTCTACGAGCAGCACAACCGGCCCCGCTGGGAGGCCACGCACAACTGCCCCTGCCTGCGAGACCAGCAGCCCGACCAGGCCCGCCGCCCCGACTACGCCGTCTTCATGCTCAAGTACTTCATGTGCCTGGTGGTGGGCATCACTTCTGGTGTCTGGGTCTGGTCCGGCAAGACCCTGGAGTCCTGGAGGGCCCTCTGCACTcgctgctgctgggccagcaaAGGCGCTGCCGTGGCTGGGAGcgcaggggcaggggcaggtggACAGGCGGTGATCACCACGGCAGGAGGACTCGGGGCCGGAGGTGGCGGTTCACTCTACAGCGATGTCAGCACCGGCCTGACGTGGAGATCAGGCACCGCCAGCTCTGTCTCCTATCCCAAGCAGATGCCCCTGTCTCAAGTGTGAGGAGGGGGGAAAGAGGCCAAAGGTTAGGGAATGAGGGACACTGGCCTGCCTAAAATGCCTCCTCACTGTTTGGTGCCATTAATGAACCCCTAATGGTCCTTATTAGCCACAGCTTGTATAGAACaatgcagctggcagaggcCCCAGGCTCCAaccccctcctcc comes from Camarhynchus parvulus chromosome 2, STF_HiC, whole genome shotgun sequence and encodes:
- the FZD8 gene encoding LOW QUALITY PROTEIN: frizzled-8 (The sequence of the model RefSeq protein was modified relative to this genomic sequence to represent the inferred CDS: inserted 2 bases in 1 codon); amino-acid sequence: MEWSYLLEITSLLAALSLLQRAGCAAASAAAAASSSSSSAKELSCQEITVPLCKGIGYNYTYMPNQFNHDTQDEAGLEVHQFWPLVEIQCSSDLRFFLCSMYTPICLEDYKKPLPPCRSVCERAKAGCAPLMRQYGFAWPDRMRCDRLPEQGSPDTLCMDYNRTDLTTAAPPPAKPPLRGSKPGTPAKAPPAAAAPPAEAPRKPRPPPPCEPGCQCRAPMVSVSSERHPLYNRVKTGQIANCALPCHNPYFSPDERAFTAFWIGLWSVLCFLSTFATVSTFLIDMERFKYPERPIIFLAACYLFVSLGYLVRLVAGHEKVACSGGAGAGGAGAGAAGAGGGAAAGAAAAGAXGAAGGAAELQPELAVAEHVRYESTGPALCTVVFLLVYFFGMASSIWWVILSLTWFLAAGMKWGNEAIAGYAQYFHLAAWLLPSVKSIAVLALSSVDGDPVAGICYVGNQSLENLRGFVLAPLLIYLAIGSMFLLAGFVSLFRIRSVIKQQGGPTKTHKLEKLMIRLGLFTVLYTVPAASVVACLFYEQHNRPRWEATHNCPCLRDQQPDQARRPDYAVFMLKYFMCLVVGITSGVWVWSGKTLESWRALCTRCCWASKGAAVAGSAGAGAGGQAVITTAGGLGAGGGGSLYSDVSTGLTWRSGTASSVSYPKQMPLSQV